One part of the Musa acuminata AAA Group cultivar baxijiao chromosome BXJ1-5, Cavendish_Baxijiao_AAA, whole genome shotgun sequence genome encodes these proteins:
- the LOC135674133 gene encoding probable aldo-keto reductase 2 isoform X1: MAGEAGRGRDGGVVVGRIKLGSQGLEVSRQGLGCMGMSGVYGPPKPATDMIALIHHAIRSGVTFFDTSDVYGPFTNEILLGKALQGGVREKVELATKFGISFQDGKGEIRGDPAYVRAACEGSLHRLGIDCIDLYYQHRVDTRVPIEVTMGELKKLVEEGKINYIGLSEASASTIRRAHAVHPITAVQLEWSLWTRDVEEVIIPTCRELGIGIVAYCPLGGGFFSSGPKMVETLSEHDFRKLMPRFQPENLAQNALIFERVSEMAKRKGCNPSQLALAWVHHQGSDVCPIPGTTKIENFNQNIGALSVKLTPEEMAELESYASADAVKGDRYDAAMNTWRTSDTPPLSSWKGERTSSICS, translated from the exons ATGGCCGGCGAGGCGGGGAGAGGGCGCGACGGTGGCGTGGTGGTGGGGCGGATTAAGCTGGGCTCACAGGGCCTGGAGGTTTCCAGGCAGGGCCTCGGCTGCATGGGCATGTCGGGCGTCTACGGGCCGCCCAAGCCGGCAACTGATATGATCGCTCTCATCCACCACGCTATCCGCTCCGGTGTCACCTTCTTCGACACCTCCGACGTCTACGGCCCCTTCACCAACGAGATCCTCCTCGGCAAA GCACTGCAAGGCGGGGTGAGGGAGAAGGTGGAGCTGGCCACCAAGTTCGGGATCAGCTTCCAGGACGGGAAGGGGGAGATTCGTGGAGATCCGGCATACGTCAGGGCCGCTTGCGAGGGCAGCTTGCATAGGCTCGGCATCGACTGCATCGATCTCTATTATCAGCACCGCGTCGACACCAGGGTTCCCATCGAGGTCACG atgGGAGAACTTAAGAAATTGGTCGAAGAAGGAAAAATAAACTACATTGGACTGTCTGAGGCTTCTGCATCAACAATCAGGAGGGCACATGCTGTTCACCCAATAACTGCCGTGCAACTGGAATGGTCTTTGTGGACAAGAGATGTCGAAGAAGTTATAATTCCTACTTGCAG AGAACTCGGTATAGGCATTGTTGCATACTGTCCACTGGGAGGGGGCTTCTTTTCTTCTGGACCAAAGATGGTTGAAACTCTGTCTGAACATGATTTCCGTAAG CTCATGCCTAGGTTTCAGCCTGAGAATCTCGCTCAAAATGCACTTATCTTCGAACGTGTAAGCGAAATGGCCAAGAGGAAGGGATGCAACCCTTCACAACTTGCATTGGCCTGGGTTCACCATCAAGGAAGTGATGTGTGCCCTATACCTGGCACTACCAAGATTGAAAACTTTAACCAGAATATTGGAGCACTGTCAGTAAAACTCACACCTGAGGAGATGGCTGAACTTGAATCATATGCTTCGGCAGATGCTGTGAAGGGTGATAGGTATGATGCTGCAATGAATACATGGAGAACGTCCGACACTCCTCCCTTATCCTCGTGGAAAGGTGAACGAACATCTTCCATATGTTCTTGA
- the LOC135674133 gene encoding IN2-2 protein-like isoform X2, whose translation MAGEAGRGRDGGVVVGRIKLGSQGLEVSRQGLGCMGMSGVYGPPKPATDMIALIHHAIRSGVTFFDTSDVYGPFTNEILLGKALQGGVREKVELATKFGISFQDGKGEIRGDPAYVRAACEGSLHRLGIDCIDLYYQHRVDTRVPIEVTMGELKKLVEEGKINYIGLSEASASTIRRAHAVHPITAVQLEWSLWTRDVEEVIIPTCRELGIGIVAYCPLGGGFFSSGPKMVETLSEHDFPHA comes from the exons ATGGCCGGCGAGGCGGGGAGAGGGCGCGACGGTGGCGTGGTGGTGGGGCGGATTAAGCTGGGCTCACAGGGCCTGGAGGTTTCCAGGCAGGGCCTCGGCTGCATGGGCATGTCGGGCGTCTACGGGCCGCCCAAGCCGGCAACTGATATGATCGCTCTCATCCACCACGCTATCCGCTCCGGTGTCACCTTCTTCGACACCTCCGACGTCTACGGCCCCTTCACCAACGAGATCCTCCTCGGCAAA GCACTGCAAGGCGGGGTGAGGGAGAAGGTGGAGCTGGCCACCAAGTTCGGGATCAGCTTCCAGGACGGGAAGGGGGAGATTCGTGGAGATCCGGCATACGTCAGGGCCGCTTGCGAGGGCAGCTTGCATAGGCTCGGCATCGACTGCATCGATCTCTATTATCAGCACCGCGTCGACACCAGGGTTCCCATCGAGGTCACG atgGGAGAACTTAAGAAATTGGTCGAAGAAGGAAAAATAAACTACATTGGACTGTCTGAGGCTTCTGCATCAACAATCAGGAGGGCACATGCTGTTCACCCAATAACTGCCGTGCAACTGGAATGGTCTTTGTGGACAAGAGATGTCGAAGAAGTTATAATTCCTACTTGCAG AGAACTCGGTATAGGCATTGTTGCATACTGTCCACTGGGAGGGGGCTTCTTTTCTTCTGGACCAAAGATGGTTGAAACTCTGTCTGAACATGATTTCC CTCATGCCTAG